Proteins encoded by one window of Candidatus Binataceae bacterium:
- a CDS encoding M20 family metallopeptidase translates to METHKAICSAIDNFRETAVAISRSIHSRPELKFEEHFAAEQLARGATALGLKVETGIAGLATAFRAEFGRASGPTVAIFAEYDALPNGHSCGHNLIAGAALSAVAGLSSIGDQLPGRIVFMGTPAEEGGGGKILLLQRGALKGVDAAVMAHPMDMEWSTMPALATRHLHITFRGRAAHAALAPWDGSSALAAVLQTFQAVDMARLHFRDGSRIHGIITNGGQAVNIIPERTECMFLARGKTSKYVAQMADRVIQCAEGAAMATGTKVEVEVVGGYKNMINNYTMARRYAAHSESLGVLTPEAPQDLPTGSTDMGDISHAMPAIHPTFAIAQHGEGSCHEDRFVAHADSGRGYGAMIRVAKSLALTAYDLISDQGLMAAAKAEFSKRQES, encoded by the coding sequence ATGGAAACGCATAAGGCCATCTGCAGCGCGATCGACAATTTTCGCGAAACGGCGGTCGCAATCAGCCGTTCCATTCACTCCCGTCCCGAACTCAAGTTCGAAGAACATTTTGCCGCTGAACAGCTTGCCAGAGGCGCGACCGCGCTCGGATTAAAGGTCGAGACCGGCATCGCGGGACTTGCCACTGCGTTTCGCGCGGAATTCGGTCGGGCGAGTGGCCCGACGGTTGCGATTTTTGCCGAATATGACGCGCTTCCCAACGGCCATTCCTGTGGTCACAACCTCATCGCGGGAGCGGCCCTGAGCGCGGTTGCCGGCCTCAGTTCGATTGGCGATCAACTACCCGGGCGAATTGTGTTCATGGGCACCCCTGCGGAAGAAGGCGGAGGAGGAAAGATCCTGCTCCTGCAGCGCGGAGCCTTGAAAGGCGTCGATGCCGCCGTGATGGCACATCCAATGGATATGGAATGGTCCACGATGCCCGCGCTAGCGACCCGTCATCTTCACATCACCTTCAGGGGCCGCGCCGCGCATGCGGCGCTGGCGCCGTGGGACGGATCGAGTGCGTTGGCAGCCGTCTTGCAGACCTTTCAGGCAGTCGACATGGCACGGCTACATTTCCGCGACGGCTCCCGGATTCACGGCATCATCACCAACGGTGGACAGGCGGTCAACATAATCCCGGAGCGCACCGAGTGCATGTTCCTCGCGCGCGGCAAGACCAGCAAGTACGTCGCGCAAATGGCGGATAGGGTCATCCAATGCGCCGAGGGGGCCGCGATGGCGACCGGGACCAAGGTCGAGGTGGAAGTCGTGGGCGGTTACAAGAACATGATCAACAACTACACCATGGCGCGGCGGTACGCGGCGCATTCCGAATCGCTCGGGGTTTTGACTCCGGAGGCCCCCCAGGATCTGCCCACCGGCAGCACCGACATGGGCGACATCAGTCACGCGATGCCCGCCATTCACCCGACCTTCGCGATTGCGCAGCATGGAGAAGGATCGTGCCATGAAGACCGCTTCGTCGCACACGCGGATTCCGGCCGCGGCTACGGCGCGATGATCCGCGTCGCCAAGTCACTCGCGCTGACTGCCTACGACTTAATCTCGGACCAGGGGTTGATGGCCGCCGCCAAGGCGGAGTTCTCGAAGCGACAGGAAAGCTGA
- a CDS encoding zinc ribbon domain-containing protein: MPIYEYRCGDCERSVEVLVRPGHDEDAECPACHGAHLTRQMSVFAARGGDSNAIAAAARALSSNGAGRSSGGGCCGGACGCH; the protein is encoded by the coding sequence ATGCCGATTTACGAATATCGCTGCGGCGACTGCGAGCGTTCGGTGGAAGTGCTGGTTCGACCGGGCCACGACGAGGATGCTGAATGCCCCGCCTGCCATGGTGCGCACCTGACTCGGCAAATGTCAGTATTCGCCGCGCGCGGCGGAGACTCCAACGCAATCGCCGCGGCGGCCCGCGCCCTGTCTTCGAATGGCGCTGGACGGTCGTCGGGCGGCGGATGCTGCGGCGGCGCTTGCGGCTGTCATTGA
- the mce gene encoding methylmalonyl-CoA epimerase — protein sequence MLKRIHHVGVVVANLESGLRFWRDTLGLHFTKSATIEEQGVRAALLKVGDSEIELLEPLNPENGVGRFLARRGGGLHHLCFETDDVARELDGARSKGIQLLDQKPRHGLAGMICFLHPKATRGVLVEYAQPFEE from the coding sequence ATGCTGAAGCGGATTCATCACGTGGGCGTGGTCGTGGCGAACCTGGAAAGCGGACTGCGGTTCTGGCGCGACACGCTCGGCCTGCACTTCACCAAGAGCGCCACCATCGAAGAGCAGGGGGTGAGGGCAGCGTTACTCAAGGTCGGGGACAGTGAAATCGAATTGCTCGAGCCGCTCAACCCGGAGAACGGGGTCGGCAGATTTCTTGCCCGCCGAGGCGGCGGATTGCATCACTTGTGTTTTGAAACCGATGACGTCGCGCGCGAACTCGATGGTGCCCGCAGCAAGGGAATCCAGCTCCTCGATCAGAAACCCCGTCACGGCCTGGCGGGGATGATTTGCTTTCTCCATCCGAAGGCGACGCGGGGGGTGCTGGTGGAATACGCCCAGCCGTTCGAGGAATAG
- a CDS encoding tetratricopeptide repeat protein produces YMAYALPRQQWEASGMKNTQLNDQWIKGAENYLSKFSTGQYAAEMRFRLGENLQRQGKYLDAAKQYEQVSGQNEYAFTAKFNSAECKYLELVQGENSKDKKTTAVNVDQLRNDTMKDLQETIKMEPEAERTAQNGQQKKFVKDVNGRAIYMLAGLMQEKNPDPKVIADLLQNYENQYPGMSDKFRDVQEWRIVALSQLGRYDDVDRDLAAIVEKNKGNTAQSDFIKELGLDFWKAAQAAQDKGDQKTFKANAKLTVTAYTFFEDMVQSGKTQAKNLTGTLSILGKAYLALGEEPKAEAVFNQVVKADPASPDANAGLATIAQAKNNYKDAITLWTNVESTAAESDNLWYEAKYNIATIYAARGDIPGACSKLAQTRAEHPTLGTPEIAARWNTLQRKICLDHK; encoded by the coding sequence AATTCTCCACCGGGCAGTACGCCGCCGAGATGCGTTTCCGGTTGGGTGAGAACTTGCAGCGCCAGGGGAAATACCTCGACGCTGCCAAGCAGTACGAGCAGGTGAGCGGCCAGAACGAGTATGCCTTTACCGCGAAATTCAATTCAGCGGAATGCAAATATCTCGAGCTGGTCCAGGGGGAAAACTCGAAAGACAAAAAAACCACCGCTGTCAATGTGGATCAGCTGCGCAACGACACCATGAAGGACCTCCAGGAAACCATCAAGATGGAGCCTGAGGCCGAGCGAACCGCGCAGAACGGTCAGCAGAAGAAATTCGTGAAGGACGTCAATGGGCGCGCAATCTACATGCTCGCCGGGTTGATGCAGGAAAAGAACCCCGACCCGAAGGTGATCGCCGATCTGCTGCAGAACTACGAGAACCAGTATCCAGGGATGAGCGACAAATTCCGCGATGTGCAGGAATGGCGCATCGTCGCGTTGAGCCAACTCGGACGCTATGACGACGTCGATCGCGACCTCGCCGCGATCGTGGAGAAGAACAAGGGCAACACGGCGCAGAGCGACTTCATCAAGGAACTCGGTCTGGATTTCTGGAAAGCTGCGCAAGCCGCGCAAGACAAAGGAGACCAGAAGACTTTCAAGGCAAACGCCAAGCTTACCGTGACCGCGTACACGTTTTTCGAAGATATGGTGCAAAGCGGTAAGACCCAGGCGAAGAACCTGACCGGTACGCTCTCGATTCTAGGCAAGGCCTACCTGGCCCTGGGAGAGGAGCCCAAAGCGGAGGCCGTCTTCAACCAGGTCGTCAAGGCCGACCCGGCCTCTCCCGACGCCAACGCGGGGTTGGCCACCATCGCGCAGGCGAAGAACAACTATAAGGACGCGATCACGTTGTGGACCAACGTGGAAAGCACCGCCGCCGAATCTGACAACCTGTGGTACGAGGCGAAATACAATATTGCGACCATCTACGCGGCGCGCGGGGATATCCCCGGCGCGTGCAGCAAGCTGGCCCAGACCCGCGCAGAGCATCCGACCCTCGGCACCCCCGAAATCGCTGCGCGCTGGAACACCCTGCAGCGTAAGATCTGCCTCGACCACAAATGA